A section of the Primulina eburnea isolate SZY01 chromosome 1, ASM2296580v1, whole genome shotgun sequence genome encodes:
- the LOC140819161 gene encoding inositol-3-phosphate synthase, with translation MFIESFQVDSPNVKYSDGEIQSVYNYETTELVHENRNGTYQWIVKPKTVKYEFKTDARVPKLGVMLVGWGGNNGSTLTAGVIANREGISWATKDKVQQANYFGSLTQASSIRVGSFNGEEIYAPFKSLLPMVNPDDIIFGGWDISNMNLADSMGRAKVLDIDLQKQLRSYMEHMVPLPGIYDPDFIAANQESRADNVIKGTKKQQVEQVIKDIREFKEKNKVDKIVVLWTANTERYSNVVVGLNDTVESLMASLERNEAEISPSTLFAIACILENVPFINGSPQNTFVPGLIDLAIQRNSLIGGDDFKSGQTKMKSVLVDFLVGAGIKPTSIVSYNHLGNNDGMNLSAPQTFRSKEISKSNVVDDMVASNGILYEPGEHPDHVVVIKYVPYVGDSKRAMDEYISEIFMGGRSTIVLHNTCEDSLLAAPIILDLVLIAELSTRIQLKAEEEGKFHSFHPVATILSYLTKAPLVPPGTPVVNALSKQRAMLENILRACVGLAPENNMILEYK, from the exons ATGTTTATCGAGAGTTTTCAGGTTGACAGCCCGAATGTCAAGTATTCTGATGGTGAGATTCAGTCCGTGTACAATTATGAGACAACGGAGCTTGTTCACGAGAACAGAAATGGCACCTATCAATGGATTGTGAAGCCGAAGACCGTGAAATACGAGTTTAAGACCGATGCCCGTGTGCCTAAACTGGG GGTTATGCTTGTTGGATGGGGAGGCAACAATGGTTCGACCCTTACTGCTGGTGTCATTGCGAATCGAga AGGGATTTCATGGGCAACAAAAGACAAGGTTCAACAAGCCAATTATTTTGGGTCACTCACCCAGGCATCCTCAATCAGAGTTGGTTCTTTCAATGGGGAAGAAATCTATGCCCCATTCAAGAGCTTGCTCCCCATG GTGAACccagatgatattatatttgggggATGGGATATCAGTAACATGAACTTGGCCGATTCAATGGGAAGGGCTAAAGTATTAGATATTGATCTTCAGAAGCAGCTTAGGTCCTACATGGAACACATGGTTCCACTCCCAGGAATCTACGACCCAGATTTCATTGCTGCAAATCAAGAGTCACGTGCGGACAACGTGATCAAAGGAACCAAGAAACAACAAGTTGAGCAAGTTATAAAAGACATTAG GGAGTTTAAGGAGAAAAATAAGGTGGACAAGATAGTGGTGTTGTGGACAGCCAACACCGAAAGATACAGTAATGTTGTGGTCGGTCTCAATGATACAGTAGAAAGCCTTATGGCCTCGCTTGAGAGAAACGAGGCCGAAATATCTCCTTCAACCTTGTTTGCCATTGCTTGTATTCTTGAAAATGTGCCCTTCATCAATGGCAGCCCCCAAAACACTTTCGTTCCAG GGCTGATTGATTTGGCGATTCAAAGGAACAGTTTGATAGGCGGAGATGATTTTAAGAGTGGCCAAACCAAGATGAAGTCAGTGCTTGTTGATTTTCTTGTTGGAGCTGGTATCAAG CCAACATCAATAGTGAGCTATAATCATTTGGGAAACAATGATGGGATGAATCTGTCGGCGCCTCAAACTTTCCGGTCTAAGGAGATTTCTAAAAGCAATGTTGTTGACGACATGGTTGCTAGCAATGGCATCCTTTATGAACCTGGAGAGCACCCTGACCATGTGGTGGTTATCAAG TATGTGCCATACGTGGGAGATAGCAAGAGAGCTATGGATGAGTACATTTCGGAGATATTTATGGGAGGGAGAAGTACCATTGTGTTGCACAACACTTGTGAGGACTCTCTTCTTGCAGCTCCAATAATCTTGGATTTGGTCCTCATAGCGGAACTCAGCACTCGAATTCAGCTCAAAGCTGAGGAAGAG GGAAAATTCCACTCTTTCCACCCTGTGGCCACCATTCTCAGCTACCTTACCAAAGCTCCTCTG